In one Rutidosis leptorrhynchoides isolate AG116_Rl617_1_P2 chromosome 8, CSIRO_AGI_Rlap_v1, whole genome shotgun sequence genomic region, the following are encoded:
- the LOC139863849 gene encoding uncharacterized protein, with amino-acid sequence MLTKTPKKILLQERVARSFPDPQPLAENSRRDKSKFCIFHDDYGHDTNRCRDLAELIAKEFEQGKLDHLLAQGATSTANVMLLPAEYNGPQVPNAGAIVQADRKAPAVKNLGVKMVSKKENLREIQFINVVEVHREMSVFQVFEQFANWQCASITFPPINVSADLDKPVVVSCCIENTGIIIMNVHVNTGSNVDVMYEQCFNKLPAHVKALLKPTAVTLASFSVESTWPIGQLELQVELVDERDELLKQQALLNLYVMRNQTRFNMTLGRTALSMFDAISSTLHGMVKFSTCRCIGTLTSVVIEPICAMITARENIGIEGHASLTE; translated from the coding sequence ATGTTGACAAAGACACCTAAGAAAATTCTTTTACAAGAAAGAGTGGCGAGGTCTTTTCCTGATCCTCAACCTTTAGCGGAGAATAGTAGGCGTGATAAGTCCAAGTTTTGCATTTTTCATGATGACTATGGCCATGATACTAACCGCTGTCGAGATTTGGCAGAATTAATTGCGAAAGAATTTGAGCAAGGTAAATTGGACCATTTGTTAGCTCAAGGTGCTACGAGTACTGCAAACGTGATGCTCTTGCCTGCAGAGTATAATGGTCCACAGGTGCCAAATGCTGGTGCGATAGTTCAAGCTGATCGAAAAGCTCCCGCAGTGAAAAATTTAGGGGTTAAAATGGTAAGCAAGAAAGAGAACTTGCGTGAAATACAGTTTATTAATGTAGTGGAAGTTCACAGAGAAATGTCAGTGTTTCAAGTATTTGAGCAATTCGCGAATTGGCAATGCGCCTCTATTACTTTCCCTCCTATAAACGTGAGCGCGGACCTTGATAAACCAGTGGTGGTTTCATGCTGCATTGAGAATACTGGTATTATAATAATGAATGTGCATGTTAATACTGGTAGCAATGTGGATGTCATGTATGAACAGTGCTTCAACAAATTGCCTGCACATGTTAAGGCTTTGTTAAAACCTACTGCTGTTACGTTAGCTAGTTTTTCAGTGGAATCAACTTGGCCTATTGGTCAGTTGGAATTGCAAGTTGAATTGGTAGATGAACGCGATGAACTGCTAAAGCAGCAAGCCTTGTTAAACCTTTATGTAATGCGTAATCAGACTAGGTTTAACATGACTCTTGGGCGCACTGCTTTGAGCATGTTTGATGCAATATCATCTACGTTGCATGGAATGGTGAAGTTTTCTACTTGCAGATGCATCGGTACGCTAACATCGGTGGTAATTGAACCAATATGCGCGATGATTACTGCTCGGGAAAACATTGGTATTGAAGGGCATGCGTCGCTCACTGAATAG
- the LOC139863851 gene encoding uncharacterized protein, whose product MQGQKSRQSLELAPTTEKFVPHILNHPFIVAPVVPLTLGSYDGLSDPDDFLQKFEGTARTPSWGDTVACHMLPIVLQGVAREWFNNLPAQSIIGFADLHSRFLLIFHNLRARKRTHVECHDIKPKQKESLGEIIDRRVPETFAEAIKETHDCMRVQEDIKQNLRSNSLNMDIDDDYYRTQGRASEHGKRYIKDLTKTPKEILATEAVCKSFDPPVPLSKYGNRDKSKFYDFHDDYGHETNECQHLIQKVVAELKRGRLEHLKKSGKTSSEKPKGEKEYPWQRKNDGRETDKTINMVTSG is encoded by the exons ATGCAAGGACAAAAATCTAGGCAAAGTCTCGAGCTAGCTCCTACAACTGAAAAATTTGTACCACATATTTTAAATCATCCCTTCATAGTAGCGCCTGTGGTACCCTTAACGTTGGGAAGTTACGATGGATTGTCAGATCCAGACGATTTTTTGCAAAAATTTGAAGGAACCGCAAGAACACCTAGCTGGGGTGACACAGTAGCATGTCATATGCTACCAATAGTACTGCAAGGGGTAGCGAGGGAATGGTTCAACAATTTGCCAGCGCAAAGCATTATAGGTTTCGCGGATCTGCACTCAAGATTCCTATTGATTTTTCACAACCTGCGCGCCCGTAAGAGAACACATGTTGAATGTCACGACATTAAACCAAAACAAAAAGAAAGTTTGGGGGAAATCATCGACAG AAGAGTACCAGAAACTTTCGCGGAAGCTATAAAAGAAACGCATGACTGTATGCGTGTGCAAGAAGATATAAAACAAAATCTCAGAAGCAACTCTTTGAACATGGACATTGATGACGATTACTATCGGACGCAAGGGAGAGCGTCAGAACATGGCAAACGATATA TAAAAGATCTTAcaaaaacgccaaaagaaattttagCTACAGAGGCAGTATGCAAAAGCTTCGACCCCccggtacctttgtcaaaatatgggAACAGAGATAAAAGCAAATTTTACgattttcatgatgattatggtcatgaaaCCAACGAATGTCAGCATCTAATCCAAAAGGTAGTTGCTGAACTTAAAAGAGGAAGATTGGAACACTTGAAGAAAAGTGGAAAAACATCAAGTGAGAAGCCGAAAGGAGAAAAAGAGTATCCATGGCAAAGGAAGAATGATGGAAGGGAAACGGATAAAACCATTAATATGGTAACCAGCGGATGA